A stretch of Gorilla gorilla gorilla isolate KB3781 chromosome 9, NHGRI_mGorGor1-v2.1_pri, whole genome shotgun sequence DNA encodes these proteins:
- the RNF26 gene encoding E3 ubiquitin-protein ligase RNF26 has translation MEAVYLVVNGLGLVLDVLTLVLDLNFLLVSSLLASLAWLLAFVYNLPHTVLTSLLHLGRGVLLSLLALIEAVVRFTCGGLQALCTLLYSCCSGLESLKLLGHLASHGALRSREILHRGVLNVVSSGHALLRQACDICAIAMSLVAYVINSLVNICLIGTQNLFSLVLALWDAVTGPLWRMTDVVAAFLAHISSSAVAMAILLWTPCQLALELLASAARLLASFVLVNLTGLVLLACVLAVTVTVLHPDFTLRLATQALSQLHARPSYHRLREDVMRLSRLALGSEAWRRVWSRSLQLASWPNRGGAPGAPQGDPMRVFSVRTRRQDTLPEVGRRSEAEEEEARTIRVTPVRGRERLNEEEPAGGQDPWKLLKEQEERKKCVICQDQSKTVLLLPCRHLCLCQACTEILMRHPVYHRNCPLCRRGILQTLNVYL, from the coding sequence ATGGAGGCAGTGTACCTGGTAGTGAATGGGTTGGGCCTGGTGCTGGACGTGCTGACCTTGGTGTTGGACCTCAACTTCCTGCTGGTGTCCTCCCTCCTGGCTTCCCTGGCCTGGCTCCTGGCCTTCGTCTACAACCTGCCGCACACGGTACTGACTAGTCTTCTGCACTTGGGCCGCGGAGTCTTGCTTTCATTGCTGGCCTTGATCGAAGCCGTGGTCCGGTTCACATGTGGGGGCTTGCAGGCCTTGTGTACTCTGCTGTATAGCTGCTGCTCAGGCCTAGAGAGCCTAAAGCTCCTGGGGCACCTGGCCTCTCATGGGGCACTGCGGAGCAGGGAGATACTGCACCGGGGCGTCCTCAATGTGGTCTCCAGTGGCCATGCTTTGCTGCGCCAGGCCTGTGACATCTGTGCCATTGCCATGAGCCTGGTGGCTTATGTGAtcaacagcctggtcaacatctGCCTCATCGGCACTCAGAACCTCTTTTCCCTGGTGCTGGCCCTGTGGGATGCAGTGACCGGGCCTCTGTGGAGGATGACGGATGTAGTGGCTGCCTTCCTAGCCCACATTTCCAGCAGTGCTGTGGCCATGGCCATCCTCCTTTGGACACCCTGCCAACTAGCCCTGGAGCTGCTGGCCTCAGCTGCCCGCCTCCTGGCCAGCTTTGTGCTTGTCAATCTCACTGGCCTGGTGTTGCTAGCTTGTGTGCTGGCAGTGACGGTGACTGTGTTGCATCCGGACTTCACCCTGAGGCTGGCTACCCAGGCACTCagccagctccatgcccggccatcCTACCACCGTCTTCGAGAGGATGTCATGCGGCTCTCTCGCCTAGCACTGGGCTCGGAGGCCTGGCGCCGAGTCTGGAGCCGCAGTCTGCAGCTGGCGAGTTGGCCAAACCGGGGAGGGGCACCTGGAGCTCCCCAGGGTGACCCTATGAGGGTGTTCTCAGTTAGGACCCGGAGACAGGACACTCTTCCTGAAGTGGGGCGCAGAtcagaggcagaagaggaggaggcCAGGACCATCAGAGTGACACCTGTCAGGGGCCGAGAGAGGCTCAATGAGGAGGAGCCTGCAGGTGGGCAAGACCCATGGAAGTTGCTGAAGGAGCAAGAGGAGCGGAAGAAGTGTGTAATCTGCCAGGACCAGAGCAAGACAGTGTTGCTCCTGCCCTGCCGGCATCTGTGCCTGTGCCAGGCCTGCACTGAAATCCTGATGCGCCACCCCGTCTACCACCGCAATTGCCCGCTCTGCCGCCGGGGCATCCTGCAGACCCTCAATGTCTACCTCTGA
- the C1QTNF5 gene encoding complement C1q tumor necrosis factor-related protein 5 yields the protein MRPLLVLLLLGLAAGSPPLDDNKIPSLCPGHPGLPGTPGHHGSQGLPGRDGRDGRDGAPGAPGEKGEGGRPGLPGPRGDPGPRGEAGPAGPTGPAGECSVPPRSAFSAKRSESRVPPPSDAPLPFDRVLVNEQGHYDAVTGKFTCQVPGVYYFAVHATVYRASLQFDLVKNGESIASFFQFFGGWPKPASLSGGAMVRLEPEDQVWVQVGVGDYIGIYASIKTDSTFSGFLVYSDWHSSPVFA from the exons ATGAGGCCGCTCCTCGTCCTGCTGCTCCTGGGCCTGGCGGCCGGCTCGCCCCCACTGGACGACAACAAGATCCCCAGCCTGTGCCCGGGGCACCCCGGCCTTCCAGGCACGCCGGGCCACCATGGCAGCCAGGGCTTGCCGGGCCGCGATGGCCGCGACGGCCGCGACGGCGCGCCCGGGGCTCCGGGAGAGAAAGGCGAGGGCGGGAGGCCGG GACTGCCGGGACCTCGAGGGGACCCCGGGCCGCGAGGAGAGGCGGGACCCGCGGGGCCCACCGGGCCTGCCGGGGAATGCTCGGTGCCTCCGCGATCCGCCTTCAGCGCCAAGCGCTCCGAGAGCCGGGTGCCTCCGCCGTCTGACGCACCCTTGCCCTTCGACCGCGTGCTGGTGAATGAGCAGGGACATTACGACGCCGTCACCGGCAAGTTCACCTGCCAGGTGCCTGGGGTCTACTACTTCGCCGTCCATGCCACCGTCTACCGGGCCAGCCTGCAGTTTGATCTGGTGAAGAATGGCGAATCCATTGcctctttcttccagtttttcGGGGGGTGGCCCAAACCAGCCTCGCTCTCGGGGGGGGCCATGGTGAGGCTGGAGCCTGAGGACCAAGTGTGGGTGCAGGTGGGTGTGGGTGACTACATTGGCATCTATGCCAGCATCAAGACAGACAGCACCTTCTCCGGATTTCTGGTGTACTCTGACTGGCACAGCTCCCCAGTCTTTGCTTAG
- the MFRP gene encoding membrane frizzled-related protein — translation MKDFSDVILCMEATESSKTEFCNPAFEPESGPPCPPPVFPEDASYSVPAPWHGRRPRGLRPDCRFSWLCVLLLSSLLLLLLGLLVAIILAQLQAAPPSGASHSPLPAGGLTTTTTTPTITTSQAAGIPKGQQESGVSPSPQSTCGGLLSGPRGFFSSPNYPDPYPPNTHCVWHIQVATDHAIQLKIEALSIESVASCLFDRLELSPEPEGPLLRVCGRVPPPTLNTNASHLLVVFVSDSSVEGFGFHAWYQAVVPGHGSCAHDEFHCDQLICLLPDSVCDGFSNCADGSDETNCSAKFSGCGGNLTGLQGTFSTPIYLQQYPHQLLCTWHISVPAGHSIELQFHNFSLEAQDECKFDYVEVYETSSSGAFSLLGRFCGAEPPPHLVSSHHELAVLFRTDHGISGGGFSATYLAFNATENPCGPSELSCQAGGCKGVQWMCDMWRDCTDGSDDNCSGPLFPPPELACEPVQVEMCLGLSYNTTAFPNIWVGMTTQEEVVEVLSGYKSLTSLPCYQHFRRLLCGLLVPRCTPLGSVLPPCRSVCQEAEHQCQSGLALLGTPWPFNCNRLPEAADLEACAQP, via the exons ATGAAGGACTTCTCAGATGTCATCCTCTGCATGGAGGCAACAGAATCGAGCAAG ACCGAGTTCTGCAATCCTGCCTTCGAGCCTGAGTCTGGGCCACCCTGCCCTCCCCCAGTTTTCCCAGAGGATGCCAGCTACAGCGTCCCAGCTCCCTGGCATG GTCGGCGTCCTCGAGGGCTACGGCCAGACTGCCGCTTCTCCTGGCTCTGTGTCCTCCTGCTCTCCAGCCTGCTCCTCCTGCTGCTTGGGCTGCTGGTGGCCATCATCCTGGCCC AGCTGCAGGCTGCACCCCCATCTGGGGCGTCCCATAGCCCACTGCCTGCCGGAGGCCTTACCacgaccaccaccacccccaccatcaccacctctcaGGCAGCTGGGATCCCTAAAGGGCAGCAGGAGTCAGGCGTGAGCCCCTCCCCACAGTCCA CCTGTGGAGGCCTCCTCTCTGGCCCAAGGGGCTTCTTCAGCAGCCCTAACTACCCAGACCCTTACCCCCCCAACACCCACTGCGTGTGGCATATCCAGGTGGCCACAGACCATGCAATACAGCTCAAGATCGAAGCCCTCAGCATAGAGAGTGTGGCCTCTTGCCTTTTTGATCGCTTGGAACTCTCCCCTGAGCCTGAAGGCCCCCTCCTCAG GGTTTGTGGAAGGGTGCCTCCCCCCACGCTCAACACCAATGCCAGCCACCTCCTGGTGGTCTTCGTCTCTGACAGCAGTGTGGAAGGATTTGGTTTCCATGCCTGGTACCAGGCTGTGGTCCCTGGGCACG GGAGCTGTGCCCATGATGAGTTCCACTGTGACCAGCTCATCTGCCTGCTACCTGACTCAGTGTGTGATGGTTTTTCCAACTGTGCTGACGGCAGTGATGAGACCAATTGCAGTGCCAAGTTCTCGG GGTGTGGGGGGAATCTGACTGGCCTCCAGGGCACTTTCTCTACTCCCATCTACCTGCAGCAGTACCCTCACCAACTG CTCTGCACCTGGCATATCTCGGTGCCTGCCGGACACAGCATAGAACTACAGTTCCACAACTTCAGCCTGGAGGCTCAGGACGAGTGCAAGTTTGACTACGTGGAGGTGTATGAGACCAGCAGCTCAGGGgccttcagcctcctgggcag GTTCTGTGGAGCAGAGCCACCCCCGCACCTCGTCTCCTCGCACCATGAGCTGGCTGTGCTGTTTAGGACAGATCATGGCATCAGCGGTGGAGGCTTCTCAGCCACCTACCTGGCCTTCAATGCCACGGAGA ACCCCTGTGGGCCCAGTGAGCTCTCCTGCCAGGCAGGAGGGTGTAAGGGTGTGCAGTGGATGTGTGACATGTGGAGAGACTGCACCGATGGCAGCGATGACAACTGCAGCGGCCCCTTGTTCCCACCCCCAG AGCTGGCCTGTGAGCCCGTCCAGGTGGAGATGTGCCTCGGTCTGAGCTACAACACCACGGCCTTCCCTAACATCTGGGTGGGCATGACCACCCAGGAGGAGGTGGTAGAGGTCCTCAGCGGTTACAAG AGCCTGACAAGCCTGCCCTGCTACCAGCATTTCCGGAGGCTCCTGTGTGGGCTGCTTGTGCCCCGTTGCACCCCACTAGGCAGTGTTCTGCCCCCTTGCCGCTCTGTCTGCCAGGAAGCGGAGCACCAGTGCCAGTCTGGCCTGGCACTACTGGGCACCCCCTGGCCCTTCAACTGCAACAGGCTGCCAGAGGCAGCTGACCTGGAAGCTTGTGcccagccctga
- the USP2 gene encoding ubiquitin carboxyl-terminal hydrolase 2 isoform X3, with protein sequence MLVPGSTRPSSKKRQNSKSAQGLAGLRNLGNTCFMNSILQCLSNTRELRDYCLQRLYMRDLHHGSNAHTALVEEFAKLIQTIWTSSPNDVVSPSEFKTQIQRYAPRFVGYNQQDAQEFLRFLLDGLHNEVNRVTLRPKSNPENLDHLPDDEKGRQMWRKYLEREDSRIGDLFVGQLKSSLTCTDCGYCSTVFDPFWDLSLPIAKRGYPEVTLMDCMRLFTKEDVLDGDEKPTCCRCRGRKRCIKKFSIQRFPKILVLHLKRFSESRIRTSKLTTFVNFPLRDLDLREFASENTNHAVYNLYAVSNHSGTTMGGHYTAYCRSPGTGEWHTFNDSSVTPLSSSQVRTSDAYLLFYELASPPSRM encoded by the exons AATTCTAAGAGTGCCCAGGGTCTGGCTGGTCTTCGAAACCTTGGGAACACG TGCTTCATGAACTCAATTCTGCAGTGCCTGAGCAACACTCGGGAGTTGAGAGATTACTGCCTCCAGAGGCTCTACATGCGGGACCTGCACCACGGTAGCAATGCACACACAGCCCTCGTGGAAG AGTTTGCAAAACTAATTCAGACCATATGGACTTCATCCCCCAATGATGTGGTGAGCCCATCTGAGTTCAAGACCCAGATCCAGAGATACGCACCGCGCTTTGTTGGCTATAA TCAGCAGGATGCTCAGGAGTTCCTTCGCTTTCTTCTGGATGGGCTCCATAACGAGGTGAACCGAGTGACACTGAGACCTAAGTCCAACCCTGAGAACCTCGATCATCTTCC TGATGACGAGAAAGGCCGACAGATGTGGAGAAAATATCTAGAACGGGAAGACAGTAGGATCGGGG ATCTCTTTGTTGGGCAGCTAAAGAGCTCACTGACGTGTACAGATTGTGGTTACTGTTCTACGGTCTTCGACCCCTTCTGGGACCTCTCACTGCCCATTGCTAAG CGAGGTTATCCTGAGGTGACATTAATGGACTGCATGAGGCTCTTCACCAAAGAGGATGTGCTTGATGGAGATGAAAAGCCA ACATGCTGTCGCTGCCGAGGCAGAAAACGGTGTATAAAGAAGTTCTCCATCCAGAGGTTCCCAAAGATCTTGGTGCTCC ATCTGAAGCGGTTCTCAGAATCCAGGATCCGAACCAGCAAGCTCACAACATTTGTGAACTTCCCCCTAAGAGACCTGGACTTAAGAGAATTTGCCTCAGAAAACACCA ACCATGCTGTTTACAACCTGTACGCTGTGTCCAATCACTCCGGAACCACCATGGGTGGCCACTATACAGCCTACTGTCGCAGTCCAGGGACAGGAGAATGGCACACTTTCAACGACTCCAG CGTCACTCCCTTGTCCTCCAGCCAAGTGCGCACCAGCGACGCCTACCTGCTCTTCTACGAACTGGCCAGCCCGCCCTCCCGAATGTAG
- the USP2 gene encoding ubiquitin carboxyl-terminal hydrolase 2 isoform X2, which produces MRTSYTVTLPEDPPAAPFPALAKELRPRSPLSPSLLLSTFVGLLLNKAKNSKSAQGLAGLRNLGNTCFMNSILQCLSNTRELRDYCLQRLYMRDLHHGSNAHTALVEEFAKLIQTIWTSSPNDVVSPSEFKTQIQRYAPRFVGYNQQDAQEFLRFLLDGLHNEVNRVTLRPKSNPENLDHLPDDEKGRQMWRKYLEREDSRIGDLFVGQLKSSLTCTDCGYCSTVFDPFWDLSLPIAKRGYPEVTLMDCMRLFTKEDVLDGDEKPTCCRCRGRKRCIKKFSIQRFPKILVLHLKRFSESRIRTSKLTTFVNFPLRDLDLREFASENTNHAVYNLYAVSNHSGTTMGGHYTAYCRSPGTGEWHTFNDSSVTPLSSSQVRTSDAYLLFYELASPPSRM; this is translated from the exons ATGCGCACCTCGTACACCGTGACCCTGCCCGAGGACCCCCCCGCCGCCCCCTTTCCCGCCCTCGCCAAGGAGCTGCGGCCGCGCTCCCCTCTCTCCCCGTCCCTGCTGCTCTCCACCTTCGTGGGGCTCCTGCTCAACAAAGCCAAG AATTCTAAGAGTGCCCAGGGTCTGGCTGGTCTTCGAAACCTTGGGAACACG TGCTTCATGAACTCAATTCTGCAGTGCCTGAGCAACACTCGGGAGTTGAGAGATTACTGCCTCCAGAGGCTCTACATGCGGGACCTGCACCACGGTAGCAATGCACACACAGCCCTCGTGGAAG AGTTTGCAAAACTAATTCAGACCATATGGACTTCATCCCCCAATGATGTGGTGAGCCCATCTGAGTTCAAGACCCAGATCCAGAGATACGCACCGCGCTTTGTTGGCTATAA TCAGCAGGATGCTCAGGAGTTCCTTCGCTTTCTTCTGGATGGGCTCCATAACGAGGTGAACCGAGTGACACTGAGACCTAAGTCCAACCCTGAGAACCTCGATCATCTTCC TGATGACGAGAAAGGCCGACAGATGTGGAGAAAATATCTAGAACGGGAAGACAGTAGGATCGGGG ATCTCTTTGTTGGGCAGCTAAAGAGCTCACTGACGTGTACAGATTGTGGTTACTGTTCTACGGTCTTCGACCCCTTCTGGGACCTCTCACTGCCCATTGCTAAG CGAGGTTATCCTGAGGTGACATTAATGGACTGCATGAGGCTCTTCACCAAAGAGGATGTGCTTGATGGAGATGAAAAGCCA ACATGCTGTCGCTGCCGAGGCAGAAAACGGTGTATAAAGAAGTTCTCCATCCAGAGGTTCCCAAAGATCTTGGTGCTCC ATCTGAAGCGGTTCTCAGAATCCAGGATCCGAACCAGCAAGCTCACAACATTTGTGAACTTCCCCCTAAGAGACCTGGACTTAAGAGAATTTGCCTCAGAAAACACCA ACCATGCTGTTTACAACCTGTACGCTGTGTCCAATCACTCCGGAACCACCATGGGTGGCCACTATACAGCCTACTGTCGCAGTCCAGGGACAGGAGAATGGCACACTTTCAACGACTCCAG CGTCACTCCCTTGTCCTCCAGCCAAGTGCGCACCAGCGACGCCTACCTGCTCTTCTACGAACTGGCCAGCCCGCCCTCCCGAATGTAG